The genomic window CGGCAATGAACTTAGGAATGAACGTGATGGTAATGAACTTTACCAACGAAGGATGGACTTTAGAATTTGAAGACGGAGCTGTGATGAATTCTGGTGCTTCAGAACATATTAAAGAAGCAGCAGAAGTAGTTTCTCAATACTGTGATATTATTGCAATCCGTGCTTTTGCTGGTTTGGTTGATAAAGAAAAAGATTATCAAGAAACAGTAATTTCAGGATTTTTGAAATATGCTACAGTACCAATCGTGAATATGGAAAGCGCTATCCGTCACCCATTACAGTCACTGGCAGATGCGATTACAATGGAAGAATTCAAACCTAGACACAAAGACAAACCAAAGGTAGTTCTTTCATGGGCGCCGCATCCAAAAGCTTTACCGCAGGCTGTAGCAAATTCATTCGTAGAAATGATGCAGATGCAAAAGGATATGGATTTTGTAATCACTCATCCAGAAGGTTATGAACTAAGTCCAGAAATTACAAAAGACTG from Flavobacterium sp. KACC 22763 includes these protein-coding regions:
- a CDS encoding N-acetylornithine carbamoyltransferase — encoded protein: MNYISIKDINSLSKWVKQAIKIKKNPLKNQSLGKNKTLGMLFFNPSLRTRLSTQKAAMNLGMNVMVMNFTNEGWTLEFEDGAVMNSGASEHIKEAAEVVSQYCDIIAIRAFAGLVDKEKDYQETVISGFLKYATVPIVNMESAIRHPLQSLADAITMEEFKPRHKDKPKVVLSWAPHPKALPQAVANSFVEMMQMQKDMDFVITHPEGYELSPEITKDCTIEYDQNKAFENADFVYVKNWSNFNDYGKVTNSDPNWTVTAEKMALTNNGKFMHCLPVRRNVIVSDEVLDGENSIVIEQANNRTYSAQLVLQKILKKI